The Nitrososphaera sp. genomic interval CTTGGCAATTGTAGGCTCCATCTTTTCGATCTCAATGTCCATCACCTCGTCAAAGTGAGCGTCCGGGTCCCCCCTGACCGGCGCGTAATTCGCGCTGGTTCTGCTGCGCAGATAAGAGAACGTGGTTTCGTCTGGTTCGATTATGCCGTTCTTGGCTCCTGCCTCCGTCGTCATGTTGGTGAGGGTCAGCCGCTCTTCCATGCCCAGTTTGTCGATTACCTCGCCGGCAAACTGCATGGCCCGGTAGTTAGCGCCATCGGTCCCAATCTTGCCAATGATTTGCAGAATGATGTCCTTGGCCATTATGTATTCGGGCTTTTGGCCGTTGACCCTGAAGAGCATGGTTTCAGGCACCTTGAACCAGATCTCGCCATTCATGAGGACGTATGCGACATCGGTGTGTCCAAGACCTGCCGCGAACGCTCCCATCGCGCCGGTGGTATTGGTATGAGAGTCGCCGCCAACGTAGACCTCGCCCGGCAGCACCATGGCCTCCTCGTGCGACAGCGTATGGCATATTCCATACTGCCCCAGTCCGTACTTGAAGTGTCTCGATATCCCCATCTTTTTGGTAAAGTTTGAGAGAGCGATAACGTTTTCAGCAGAGACTCGGTCGGCAGCGGGAACAAAGTGATCCTCCGTTACCCAGACTCTGTCAGGGTCCCAGACCTTTTCAAGCTTGATGCCCTTTTTTTCCCATTCGCTAAATACCTTTATCACACCTGGCCCCGAGACATCGTGCATCATCACCTTGTCCACTCGTGCAAATACGACATCGCCCGGCGAAACCCTTTCCTTATCCGAAGCCCTGGCGAGTATCTTTTCGGTAATCGTCATTCCAGTCATTATGAGATAAACAACTTCCTTTGCGTCTAAGGACTGCTCTTGCTCAAGGCGGATTAATACCTTTTGAGAGGTGCGACCCAAAAGAATGAAACGTAAGCCAGCATAGTCACGGTTGGCGACAGCATGGCAATACAACTATTCCCAATCAAGGTCCCTCTCAAAAAGCGCCGGTTCGACCTCTTTGATGCGATTTCAAAGGGCTTTGACTTCACGGCTGATGACATCCTCATCGTCTCAAGCAAGTTCGTGTCCATGAGCGAAGGCGCACTGGTAAAGCTCTCAAGCATAGTACCTACTGCCCGGGCGCGCAGCCTGGCTAAAGAGGCGAGCATGGATGCGAAAATGGCACAGCTGGTGCTTTTGGAGGCGGACTATCTTTTGAGAGGCGTCCCCGGATTTGTACTTGCTGTGAAAGACGGGATGATAGCGCCCAATGCAGGAATCGACAGGTCAAACGTTCCAAGAGGCTATGCAATCCTTTATCCCAGAAAACCGTTTGAAAGCGCGCGCCTCCTGCGGCAGCGGTTTTCTGAGGAACTTGGAATCCGCACTGGTGTTGTCATATCTGACAGCCGCCTCATGCCGACTCGTGTGGGAACAACAGGGGTATCCATCGCGGTTTCAGGATTTGAGCCGGTCGAGGACATGCGCGGGAAAATGGACCTATTTGGAAATCGCCTGAGAGTCACCCAGAAGGCAACTTCGGACGGGCTGGCGACCATGGGCGTGGCCCTGATGGGCGAATCAAACGAGGGGGTACCTGCAGTCGTGGCGAGAGGAGTACACGTAGTCTGGACGGACAGGGAACTGACCTGGAAGGACATGGCAGTCGCGCCTGAGGTCGACATTTACCTGAGCGCGCGTAAAGATCTGGTAAAGGTGAGGTAGAAAACTGTCCAAAGACAGGCTTACATAGAGTTTTAATACTGCCTCTAATGGAACAAACTTAAGCAGGATTCTTAATGTCTGAATTTCTGACTAGCTATCCCAGAACGAGCATCGTCAGGGGTCTGCAGGACTTGATTCGAAAAGAGGAAATCGAGTTGGACCATCTCAGCCTGATGGTCAAGACCAAGAAGGATGAGATTATCAGGATGCTTATCGAGGAAGGCTTTCGGAGCGTCAAACTAGAGAACAAAAAGCCGACGCAGATCGGTAGCGGCTTTTCAAAGAGGCTGAGCAAGCCCTGGGAGATGCATGTCCGGCTTCTTGAGCTGCAGCAGGGCCTGATCGCGATTCAGGCAGAAGTTGAGATATCGCGCAAATACATCCAGCACATCAGGTCTGTGAGAGTGCCGGTGATTTACGAAATTGAGACGCTCCTGAAGAAGCATTCCATCGAGTACAGGATCTGGAATGCCAAGGTGCGCGACTATATCACGAGCGTTATCGACAACCACCAAATTAAACTCAGGGGACCTTCGCTACCGCCGGTTTCATGGAAGCACATGGTGGGCTACTGCGTAACTCTGTCGCTGGTTTACCTGCTAAAGTTCACGGGAATTCTTCACTGACAGGGCGGCCTCAAGTCGACGGCCACGGGGCAAAATCCTTTATGGGTTGTTACGTCCTAGCTATGGCGGCCGGGTAAATCAAGATTGTCGAGCGATGCTGCCATATTCCGGCACTACGGCGTGTCTCCCTGGGAGATTGAGGTAATATTTGCCACTCTTCGAAGAACCTTTGTTGTGCAGGAGGAAGAGCTCCGGCCTGACGAATCCGATTATGTCAGCATGATTGAAATACACTTTCCATTCCCATACGGAGAGGCCTTTTTCCAGCAGTTTTCGATGGAAAGTTGGTTTCGGATAAAAGGCGTGCTCAAGGATGTCAAGCGACGCAGGGGGCGAAAGGGCCTGAAGACGTACGTTCAGTTTGAAGGAGTTGCCATGTCCGAGCGGCCTCATGTCATGTTTCCCCTTCTCTCCAAATCAGACAGGCCCTACGAGATGGGGATTGAAAAGCTGGAATACCTGGTTGACATTGTGCCACTGCAGCTGAAGGGGCTTCCCGAGGACGCCCTCGAGGTCTGGTACTCTTTTGACGAAGCATCGTTCAAGTGGTTTCCGGGCGTCGCGAGTGGCAAGGACGGCAGAAAATACGTTTTCGCGTCGGAAGCCTGGCGGCCTTCGGCCTAGCCCAAGGTCCCTTGAGCCATCTCTGAAGTATTTGCGCGGGCTATTTCAGCTGGTCGACTATCTTTGAATCGTTTATTGCCTTGACGAGGTCCTTGTACTTTCTGTCCATGAACTCGAGCGATTCGGCAAGTTTCTTTGATTTTCCGTACTTGAATCGAACAAGCTCCCGATGCCGCCAGAAGTGCTTTCCGTCGCCTATCGAAAGAGTCGTAAAATAGTCCGGCCCCTTTAGCGAATCTGGAAGTTTTATGGAATATGGGAGAAGGTACTCTACGCTGACCCATTCGTCGCCGTCCGGATAGTCGTTTCCAGTTGAAAGGTCGAAGAAAAGGTGCAAGATATCTTCTCTGGTCAGCCCATCATCGGAGAGCACAGGATGCCGGACGCCGGCCGATTTGTGATAATCCATCTTGAGCAATTCTGGCTCAAAATATG includes:
- a CDS encoding 3-isopropylmalate dehydratase large subunit → MTITEKILARASDKERVSPGDVVFARVDKVMMHDVSGPGVIKVFSEWEKKGIKLEKVWDPDRVWVTEDHFVPAADRVSAENVIALSNFTKKMGISRHFKYGLGQYGICHTLSHEEAMVLPGEVYVGGDSHTNTTGAMGAFAAGLGHTDVAYVLMNGEIWFKVPETMLFRVNGQKPEYIMAKDIILQIIGKIGTDGANYRAMQFAGEVIDKLGMEERLTLTNMTTEAGAKNGIIEPDETTFSYLRSRTSANYAPVRGDPDAHFDEVMDIEIEKMEPTIAKPFSPGNIASARDVQGTALDKAYIGSCTGAKLDDLREAAKVLRGKKVKIRTEVLPAAQSIYAKAVKEGLVEIFIDAGAVVGPPTCGACCGAHMGVLGKGEVCISTTNRNFPGRMGHVESKTYLASPLVVAASAVSGKITDPRDISK
- the cofE gene encoding coenzyme F420-0:L-glutamate ligase, producing MAIQLFPIKVPLKKRRFDLFDAISKGFDFTADDILIVSSKFVSMSEGALVKLSSIVPTARARSLAKEASMDAKMAQLVLLEADYLLRGVPGFVLAVKDGMIAPNAGIDRSNVPRGYAILYPRKPFESARLLRQRFSEELGIRTGVVISDSRLMPTRVGTTGVSIAVSGFEPVEDMRGKMDLFGNRLRVTQKATSDGLATMGVALMGESNEGVPAVVARGVHVVWTDRELTWKDMAVAPEVDIYLSARKDLVKVR